From Myxococcota bacterium, one genomic window encodes:
- the groL gene encoding chaperonin GroEL (60 kDa chaperone family; promotes refolding of misfolded polypeptides especially under stressful conditions; forms two stacked rings of heptamers to form a barrel-shaped 14mer; ends can be capped by GroES; misfolded proteins enter the barrel where they are refolded when GroES binds), with amino-acid sequence MAHTRLLFRDQAREKILAGAAALADAVRATLGPKSRSMLLERKFSSPIVCDDGVTIAKRVDLPDPEQNLGAQMLREAAIRTGEAVGDGTTTSTLLAHAILADGVRNVAAGASAVDLKRGLDRGVAAAVEALRAISKPVTVLREKEQVASISAHGNVEIGRMVARAIERVGSEGIVTVEEARGTETSLEIVEGMQFDRGFLSPYFVTNAEKVEAVLEEPLVILHEKRIGTLRDLLPLLERIAKEGRAFLLIAEDVEGEALATLVVNKLRGTLQACAVKAPGFGDRRKEILRDIATLCGGTIVSEELGLKLENLELPQLGKAKRVIVNKDTTTIIGGGGDPTALKGRCEELRRAIADSKSDYDREKLEERLAKLSGGVAVIRVGAPSEAEMKSRREAFDDAINATKAAVAEGIVPGAGLALLRAIPAVEAVEQKCEGDERTGVRILRQALEAPTRQIAVNSGCDAGVVVERMRAGAGSFGFDAARGRYVDLVEAGIIDAAKVIRSALDNAVSVAGVLLLAEGTLTEMEEKKGAGAGMPEVE; translated from the coding sequence GTGGCACACACACGGCTCCTGTTCCGCGACCAGGCTCGGGAGAAGATCCTCGCCGGGGCCGCCGCGCTGGCCGACGCGGTCCGAGCGACGCTGGGCCCGAAATCCCGCTCGATGCTGCTCGAGCGAAAGTTCTCCTCGCCGATCGTCTGCGACGACGGAGTGACCATCGCCAAGCGCGTCGATCTGCCCGACCCCGAGCAGAACCTGGGCGCGCAGATGCTGCGCGAGGCGGCCATCCGCACCGGCGAGGCCGTCGGCGACGGAACCACCACCTCGACCCTGCTCGCGCACGCGATCCTGGCGGACGGCGTGCGCAACGTGGCGGCCGGCGCGAGCGCCGTCGACCTGAAGCGCGGGCTCGATCGGGGAGTCGCCGCGGCGGTCGAGGCACTGCGTGCGATCTCGAAGCCTGTCACGGTGCTTCGCGAGAAGGAGCAGGTCGCGAGCATCTCCGCGCACGGCAACGTGGAGATCGGGCGCATGGTCGCTCGGGCGATCGAGCGCGTCGGATCGGAAGGCATCGTCACCGTCGAGGAGGCGCGCGGCACGGAGACCTCGCTCGAGATCGTCGAGGGCATGCAGTTCGACCGCGGCTTCCTGTCGCCGTACTTCGTGACCAACGCCGAGAAAGTCGAGGCGGTGCTCGAGGAGCCGCTGGTCATCCTGCACGAGAAACGCATCGGGACGCTGCGCGATCTGCTCCCGCTGCTCGAGCGCATCGCCAAGGAGGGGCGTGCGTTCCTGCTCATCGCCGAGGACGTCGAAGGCGAGGCGCTGGCGACCCTCGTCGTGAACAAGCTGCGCGGCACGCTGCAGGCGTGCGCAGTCAAGGCGCCGGGCTTCGGCGACCGGCGCAAGGAGATCCTCCGGGACATCGCGACGCTGTGCGGCGGCACGATCGTGTCCGAGGAGCTCGGCCTCAAGCTCGAGAATCTCGAGCTCCCTCAGCTCGGCAAGGCCAAGCGAGTCATCGTGAACAAGGACACCACGACGATCATCGGCGGCGGCGGAGATCCCACGGCGCTGAAGGGGCGCTGCGAGGAGCTCCGGCGCGCGATCGCCGACAGCAAGTCGGACTATGACCGCGAGAAGCTCGAGGAGAGACTCGCCAAGCTCTCGGGCGGCGTGGCGGTGATCCGCGTCGGTGCTCCTTCGGAGGCGGAGATGAAGAGTCGCCGCGAGGCCTTCGACGACGCGATCAACGCGACCAAGGCCGCGGTCGCCGAGGGCATCGTTCCCGGCGCGGGTCTCGCGCTCCTGCGCGCGATTCCCGCCGTCGAGGCCGTCGAGCAGAAGTGTGAGGGCGACGAGCGCACGGGCGTGCGGATCCTGCGCCAGGCGCTCGAGGCGCCGACCCGCCAGATCGCCGTGAATTCGGGCTGCGACGCCGGGGTCGTCGTAGAGCGCATGCGCGCGGGCGCCGGCTCGTTCGGGTTCGATGCCGCACGCGGCCGCTACGTGGACTTGGTCGAGGCCGGAATCATCGACGCCGCCAAGGTGATCCGGTCGGCGCTCGACAACGCGGTATCGGTGGCCGGAGTTCTGCTCCTGGCCGAAGGAACGCTCACCGAGATGGAAGAGAAGAAGGGCGCAGGGGCCGGAATGCCCGAGGTAGAGTGA
- a CDS encoding CBS domain-containing protein, translated as MPTARELMETRLISVNPEASLLEVHRLFAEEEISGAPVVDDLGTLIGVITASDLIRAVQEESGTARFETGYFRDLLPYSSPDWAAGPEDFENRLAALRVSEAMTAEVLTISPSTPAPEIARLLREQHIHRVFVSAGSQLLGIVTAFDLLRVLEKLKD; from the coding sequence TTGCCCACTGCCCGCGAGCTCATGGAGACCCGTCTCATCAGCGTGAACCCCGAAGCTTCCCTGCTCGAGGTCCACCGCCTGTTCGCAGAGGAGGAGATCAGCGGCGCGCCGGTCGTCGACGACCTGGGCACGCTGATCGGTGTGATCACCGCGAGCGACCTGATCCGCGCCGTCCAGGAAGAGAGCGGTACCGCCCGCTTCGAGACGGGCTACTTCCGCGACCTGCTGCCGTACTCGTCGCCGGACTGGGCGGCCGGCCCCGAGGATTTCGAGAACCGGCTGGCCGCGCTGCGCGTGAGCGAGGCCATGACCGCCGAGGTCCTCACCATCTCGCCGAGCACACCCGCTCCCGAGATCGCGCGGCTCCTGCGCGAGCAGCACATCCACCGCGTGTTCGTCAGCGCGGGATCGCAGCTCCTCGGCATCGTGACTGCGTTCGATCTGCTGCGAGTGCTCGAGAAGCTCAAGGACTGA
- a CDS encoding cold shock domain-containing protein: MEIHWDNVEEVDEALRHKLEARIRRLVAQHDDILSMRITGKGGHHHRHGAREIHIAAQAKGRVMTATRSAPDLARALHDAVDAFAHELRHVRGRRTSTRVRARAGGPPLLGLVDRLYRDGGYGFVLTDDGTSVYFHRNAVHGDLDFEKLEVGQRIALDVEDGDEGPQATVLRPARDVPLP, encoded by the coding sequence ATGGAGATTCACTGGGACAACGTGGAGGAAGTGGACGAGGCGCTCCGGCACAAGCTGGAGGCGCGCATTCGCCGGCTGGTCGCGCAGCACGACGACATCCTGTCGATGCGCATCACGGGAAAGGGAGGCCATCACCACCGGCACGGCGCGCGCGAGATTCACATCGCCGCGCAGGCCAAAGGCCGGGTCATGACGGCGACCCGCTCCGCGCCCGACCTCGCGCGCGCTCTCCACGACGCCGTCGACGCCTTCGCGCACGAGCTGCGCCACGTGCGCGGAAGGCGCACGTCCACGCGCGTGCGGGCGCGCGCCGGCGGCCCGCCGCTCCTGGGCCTCGTCGATCGGCTCTACCGCGACGGGGGCTACGGCTTCGTGCTCACCGACGATGGGACTTCCGTCTACTTCCACCGCAACGCCGTGCACGGCGATCTCGACTTCGAAAAGCTCGAGGTGGGTCAGCGCATCGCGCTCGACGTGGAGGACGGCGACGAAGGGCCGCAAGCCACGGTGCTGCGCCCGGCGCGGGACGTGCCGTTGCCCTGA